A window of Haliscomenobacter hydrossis DSM 1100 contains these coding sequences:
- a CDS encoding M12 family metallo-peptidase, which yields MKSLCTLTVLALATWFVHAQPAMRPQEQVETLQKSKIPFSKSALFKATPALNDPDVPNAQFTLFQEEEASNLLQDPPDAITLVVSTDREQFVLELFKVELFAQGFSLKLARPNQGTDEIGAGVYYRGIVKGQSGSLVSLSIYADEVLGLISIPGRSNLTLAKYQSSKIKTPGLHVLYAEDQMPEHHDFQCYTPDGQRGYSANELEDHPELRSANSCVNLYLEVDYDVFKDKGGLDATQRYIMGVFNEVATLYANERISLNLSQLYIWNTVSPYSAYDAYGLLIQFKDKRAGSITGDAGMLLSYKGGGGIAVVDGLCDPFNLGYSGIGKSYQTVPAYSFTVMVLAHELGHILGSHHTHSCVWNGNNTAIDGCPGFTDGGCSTPAVPREGGTMMSYCHVNAAGINFSLGFGPQPGNVIRNRIANAACISGCSNKPIVPQPTCGEINLSVTLGAYGNETTWELLDVTKAVVDRGGPYQIQSNGLKIQKKICLPPGCYTLRVLDSRGDGLCCRYGDGAFKLTDSNQAILAEGGQFAREVTTTFCIDAQGKKVTNVVPPPTTNLGCTEINFNNYEILSFGDSQDQGTASIGDNGKSIVLQNNAWKAIPFEYDITANTFLEVEFRSTQEAEIHGIGFDTDLSISTVYTFQLWGTQDWGYQSHNNYEGTGEWKRYTIPIGQKYRHKAQYLYFACDNDAVASIGNSQFRNIRVYEKNPCPRLSNFDTPEAFASALSVFPNPADDQLHFRLEGWPEGSYQLQLFDPLGRLQRHQQIDKADGDLTVDCTVADLPVGFYAYTIHGKDHKVSGKVLVKRAE from the coding sequence GGCCTCAAGAGCAAGTCGAAACATTGCAAAAAAGCAAGATTCCTTTTTCGAAATCGGCTCTTTTTAAGGCCACTCCTGCATTGAATGACCCTGATGTCCCCAATGCCCAATTCACCCTTTTTCAGGAAGAAGAAGCAAGCAATTTATTGCAAGACCCACCTGATGCTATAACGCTTGTGGTTTCAACCGATCGTGAACAATTTGTCCTGGAATTGTTCAAAGTTGAGCTATTCGCACAAGGTTTCAGTCTAAAACTTGCGCGACCTAATCAAGGTACCGACGAAATCGGCGCCGGAGTGTATTACCGTGGAATTGTGAAAGGACAATCTGGCTCACTGGTTTCTTTGAGCATTTATGCTGATGAAGTGCTGGGATTGATCAGCATTCCTGGACGCAGCAACCTTACTTTGGCCAAGTATCAGTCGTCAAAAATAAAAACGCCAGGCTTGCATGTTTTGTACGCAGAGGATCAAATGCCCGAGCACCACGATTTTCAGTGTTATACCCCCGACGGCCAACGGGGCTATTCCGCAAATGAACTTGAAGACCATCCAGAACTACGGAGTGCCAATAGCTGTGTCAACCTATACCTTGAAGTAGACTATGATGTTTTTAAAGACAAAGGCGGTTTAGATGCTACCCAACGCTACATCATGGGTGTATTTAATGAGGTAGCTACCCTTTATGCCAATGAGCGAATCTCGCTCAATCTGTCCCAATTGTACATTTGGAATACGGTCAGTCCTTATAGTGCTTACGATGCTTATGGTTTGTTGATTCAATTTAAGGACAAACGCGCCGGATCAATCACAGGTGATGCAGGCATGTTGCTTTCTTACAAAGGGGGGGGTGGCATTGCGGTGGTAGATGGCCTGTGTGATCCTTTTAACCTGGGCTATTCCGGGATTGGAAAAAGTTACCAAACCGTGCCAGCTTACTCCTTCACCGTAATGGTACTCGCCCATGAATTGGGGCACATTTTGGGTTCACATCATACCCATTCCTGTGTATGGAACGGGAACAATACTGCGATCGACGGTTGTCCAGGTTTTACCGACGGGGGCTGTAGTACCCCAGCTGTTCCTCGTGAAGGTGGCACGATGATGTCTTATTGCCACGTTAATGCTGCTGGGATCAATTTTTCTTTGGGGTTTGGCCCCCAACCCGGTAATGTCATCCGCAATCGTATTGCAAATGCAGCTTGTATCAGCGGATGTTCAAATAAACCCATTGTACCACAACCCACTTGTGGTGAAATCAATCTCAGCGTCACCCTGGGTGCCTATGGCAATGAAACAACCTGGGAGTTACTGGATGTCACCAAAGCTGTAGTCGACCGTGGAGGCCCTTACCAGATTCAAAGCAATGGTTTGAAGATTCAAAAAAAGATATGCCTGCCTCCTGGTTGTTATACCCTAAGGGTACTGGACTCACGAGGGGATGGTTTGTGCTGTAGATACGGCGATGGAGCTTTCAAACTGACGGACAGTAATCAAGCTATATTGGCCGAAGGTGGGCAGTTTGCACGCGAAGTGACAACTACTTTCTGTATTGATGCACAAGGAAAAAAAGTGACCAACGTAGTTCCTCCTCCCACCACGAACCTTGGCTGTACAGAAATCAATTTTAACAATTACGAAATTTTATCCTTTGGCGATTCCCAAGATCAAGGTACCGCTTCCATTGGTGACAATGGCAAAAGTATTGTCTTACAGAACAATGCCTGGAAAGCCATCCCCTTCGAATATGACATCACCGCCAATACTTTTTTGGAAGTAGAATTTCGTTCTACGCAAGAAGCAGAAATCCATGGCATCGGCTTTGACACCGACCTGAGTATCTCCACCGTTTACACTTTCCAGTTATGGGGTACTCAAGACTGGGGTTACCAATCCCACAACAACTATGAAGGGACTGGAGAATGGAAACGGTATACTATTCCCATTGGTCAGAAATACCGACACAAAGCCCAATATCTTTACTTTGCCTGCGATAACGATGCGGTGGCGAGCATTGGTAACTCCCAATTCCGCAATATCCGGGTTTATGAAAAAAACCCGTGCCCTCGTTTGTCTAATTTTGATACGCCCGAAGCATTTGCCTCAGCCTTGAGTGTCTTTCCCAACCCCGCCGATGATCAGTTACATTTCAGGCTTGAAGGCTGGCCGGAAGGTTCCTATCAATTACAATTGTTTGATCCTTTGGGCAGGCTACAGCGGCACCAGCAAATTGATAAAGCAGATGGAGACCTGACCGTTGATTGCACCGTTGCTGATCTACCCGTTGGTTTTTATGCCTATACCATCCATGGTAAAGATCACAAAGTTTCCGGAAAAGTGCTGGTTAAAAGAGCAGAATAA